Proteins encoded by one window of Inmirania thermothiophila:
- the cysS gene encoding cysteine--tRNA ligase: MLRIYNTLTRRKEPFEPLEPGRVRMYVCGMTVYDHCHLGHARAMVVFDVVVRYLRARGYEVTYVRNITDIDDKIIARARERGVDFRALTEEFIRAMHEDAEALGLLPPDEEPRATAHMGEIIAMIQRLIERGYAYVADNGDVYFDVSRFEGYGRLSGKRPEELRAGARVEVGEAKDDPLDFALWKAAKPGEPAWDAPWGRGRPGWHIECSAMSTSCLGETFDIHGGGQDLQFPHHENEIAQSEGATGRPFVRYWMHNGFVRVNEEKMSKSLGNFFTIREILERYRPEEVRYFILTAHYRSPLNYSEDQLAQAREALRRLYTALRGLPEAEPAGAEAFEARFHAAMEDDFNTPEALAVLHELAREVNRARAEEAQRAAGLAAALRRLGGILGLLQQDPEAYLRGAGSGAGLSDEEIERLVAERAEARRARDFARADAIRDELKARGIVLEDTPQGTTWRRA, from the coding sequence ATGCTCAGGATCTACAACACGCTGACCCGCCGCAAGGAGCCCTTCGAGCCGCTGGAGCCCGGCAGGGTGCGGATGTACGTCTGCGGCATGACCGTCTACGACCACTGCCACCTCGGCCATGCCCGCGCCATGGTGGTCTTCGACGTCGTCGTGCGCTACCTGCGGGCGCGCGGCTACGAGGTCACCTACGTGCGCAACATCACCGACATCGATGACAAGATCATCGCCCGCGCGCGGGAGCGCGGCGTGGACTTCCGCGCGCTGACCGAGGAGTTCATCCGCGCCATGCACGAGGACGCCGAGGCGCTGGGCCTGCTGCCGCCGGACGAGGAGCCGCGCGCCACCGCCCACATGGGCGAGATCATCGCCATGATCCAGCGCCTGATCGAGCGGGGCTACGCCTACGTCGCCGACAACGGTGACGTCTACTTCGACGTCAGCCGCTTCGAGGGCTACGGCAGGCTCTCCGGCAAGCGCCCGGAGGAGCTGCGCGCGGGCGCCCGCGTCGAGGTGGGCGAGGCCAAGGATGACCCCCTCGACTTCGCCCTCTGGAAGGCGGCCAAGCCCGGCGAGCCGGCATGGGACGCCCCGTGGGGCCGGGGCCGGCCGGGCTGGCACATCGAGTGCTCGGCCATGTCCACGAGCTGCCTCGGCGAGACCTTCGACATCCACGGCGGCGGGCAGGATCTGCAGTTCCCTCACCACGAGAACGAGATCGCCCAGTCCGAGGGGGCGACGGGCCGGCCCTTCGTGCGCTACTGGATGCACAACGGCTTCGTGCGCGTCAACGAGGAGAAGATGTCCAAGTCCCTGGGCAACTTCTTCACCATCCGCGAGATCCTCGAGCGCTACCGCCCGGAGGAGGTGCGCTACTTCATCCTCACCGCGCACTACCGCAGCCCCCTCAACTACAGCGAGGACCAGCTCGCGCAGGCGCGCGAGGCCCTGCGCCGCCTCTACACCGCCCTTCGCGGCCTGCCCGAGGCCGAACCTGCGGGGGCGGAGGCGTTCGAGGCGCGCTTCCACGCCGCCATGGAGGACGACTTCAACACCCCGGAGGCGCTGGCGGTGCTGCACGAGCTGGCGCGCGAGGTCAACCGCGCCCGCGCCGAGGAGGCGCAGCGGGCGGCGGGGCTCGCCGCGGCGCTTCGCCGCCTCGGCGGCATCCTCGGCCTGCTGCAGCAGGACCCCGAGGCTTACCTGCGCGGTGCCGGCAGCGGGGCGGGGCTGTCCGACGAGGAGATCGAGCGGCTGGTGGCGGAGCGGGCCGAGGCGCGCCGGGCGCGCGACTTCGCCCGCGCCGACGCGATCCGCGACGAGCTCAAGGCGAGGGGGATCGTGCTCGAGGACACGCCGCAGGGGACCACCTGGCGGCGGGCCTGA